The following coding sequences lie in one Arachis ipaensis cultivar K30076 chromosome B03, Araip1.1, whole genome shotgun sequence genomic window:
- the LOC107629903 gene encoding uncharacterized GPI-anchored protein At4g28100 — MQSFTSIFFFTSLLPLLLLPISHAGILSEPVSDPNQPVEPSENPSSSNTVPAFPVQTQTLPCRLDLSNELFGGVNAACGKNLDRSRCCPVLAAWLFAAHARSALQLPPPAPAPSPSSSSSSSGELPMMPDDSQKCVNSLQDSLVSRNIRIPQPNASCDAILCFCGIRLHQISSLSCPAAFNVSVTHRNATPTVAVRDLEKNCRNASYAGCTKCLGALQKLKGYKNETKGGGGGESSRVKRMFNRDCQLMGLTWLLAKNKTAYIPTVSAVLRAIMYSAHPHESKCSPDQENMPLAVDSLQFDTGHAPSWPSNSLVTIILIFYALFV, encoded by the exons ATGCAATCATTCACATCCATTTTCTTCTTCACTTCATTACTCCCTCTACTTCTTCTCCCCATCTCACATGCCGGTATTCTCTCGGAACCGGTTAGCGACCCCAACCAGCCGGTCGAACCCAGCGAAAACCCTTCTTCCTCCAACACCGTCCCCGCCTTCCCGGTTCAAACCCAAACCCTCCCATGCCGCCTCGACCTCTCCAACGAACTCTTCGGGGGCGTCAACGCCGCCTGCGGCAAAAACCTCGACCGCAGCCGCTGCTGCCCCGTTCTGGCCGCCTGGCTCTTCGCCGCACACGCCCGGTCCGCCCTCCAACTCCCTCCTCCTGCTCCCGCACCCTCTCCCTCCTCCTCGTCCAGCTCCTCGGGCGAGCTTCCGATGATGCCGGACGATTCACAGAAGTGTGTTAACTCACTCCAGGACTCGCTGGTGAGCCGCAACATAAGGATCCCTCAGCCGAATGCGAGTTGCGACGCCATTCTGTGCTTCTGTGGAATCAGGCTTCATCAGATAAGCTCGCTGAGTTGCCCCGCTGCGTTTAACGTTTCGGTTACTCATCGAAACGCAACGCCGACTGTTGCCGTTCGTGACTTGGAGAAGAATTGTCGTAACGCTTCTTACGCTGGTTGCACCAAGTGCCTTGGTGCCCTACAAAAG CTAAAGGGTTACAAGAACGAGACGAAGGGAGGCGGAGGGGGTGAATCTTCAAGGGTAAAGAGGATGTTCAACCGTGACTGTCAACTAATGGGGCTGACGTGGCTTCTCGCTAAGAATAAAACGGCATACATACCTACCGTTTCGGCCGTTTTGCGGGCAATCATGTACAGCGCGCACCCACACGAATCAAAATGTAGCCCCGATCAAGAGAACATGCCGCTGGCCGTTGATTCGCTCCAGTTCGACACAGGCCACGCCCCATCCTGGCcgtccaattccttggtcaccaTCATTCTCATTTTTTATGCCCTTTTTGTTTAG
- the LOC107632663 gene encoding uncharacterized protein LOC107632663, producing the protein MNLLSSSEYQGPEQVFGGNEKDINIANIGRSIMHASMSNKFFKLQNLLHESKRILLQGKLKNGLYRFIDIQIPSQIWKQNKALATQALDAEQKKKINVNIVTVDRKAQNNNEKAASNNNMTRESQKEKRTKRKIPKHSSSYQVANISGLCSTISNANDTNANAYSLCNKVENSDVSVPSNVVHLNVNVQFTPISSNKSATIIVCHSPAHYNTHSTCVPANKSTDITLTTNYNVNPVTMNLSFLIVPLKVDSFETDPLQVEIGPRVQPAADTTAPVLQSRLNSIVQNTHHMQTRSKSGITKSRVLTATLSSTNLTNNLPKSITQALATPHWRDAMEKEYSALMKNNTWRLIDPPPRSAPIGCKWAPRAWFTRLSSALRKFGFVITKSNVSLFTRFTSSSVIYILVYVDDILVTGNSESEINSIMTQLHSTFSLKVLGEMNYFLGIEVKHSNNGTVTLKQTKYIQDLLEKAEMSNAKPVPTPMTSSLKLSAFNDGSFNNSTLYRSIVGGLQYATITRPKISFFG; encoded by the exons ATGAATCTACTTAGTAGTTCAGAATACCAAGGACCTGAACAAGTGTTTGGAGGtaatgaaaaagatataaatattGCTAATATTGGAAGATCTATCATGCATGCATCTATGTCAAACAAATTCTTCAAACTCCAGAATTTGCTTCAT GAGTCCAAGAGGATTCTGCTCCAAGGCAAACTTAAGAATGGTCTATATAGGTTCATTGACATTCAAATACCAAGTCAAATCTGGAAGCAAAATAAAGCACTAGCTACACAAGCTCTTGATGCtgaacagaaaaagaaaataaatgtaaACATTGTTACTGTGGATaggaaagcacaaaataacaatgaaaaagcAGCAAGCAACAACAATATGACAAGAGAAagtcaaaaagagaaaagaacaaaaagaaaaataccaaAGCACAGTAGCAGCTACCAAGTTGCAAATATAAGTGGCTTGTGTAGTACAATCAGCAATGCTAATGATACAAATGCTAATGCATATAGTTTATGCAATAAAGTAGAGAATTCTGATGTATCTGTACCATCTAATGTAGTACATCTTAATGTAAATGTACAATTCACTCCCATTTCTTCAAATAAATCTGCTACTATTATTGTGTGTCACAGTCCTGCTCACTATAATACTCACTCTACTTGTGTTCCAGCTAACAAATCTACTGATATTACTTTAACTACAAATTATAATGTCAACCCTGTTACTATGAACCTGTCCTTTCTAATTGTGCCACTGAAAGTAG ATTCCTTTGAAACTGACCCTTTGCAAGTGGAAATTGGTCCTCGTGTGCAACCTGCAGCTGACACTACTGCACCAGTTCTTCAGTCGAGACTCAACAGTATTGTGCAGAACACACACCACATGCAGACCAGAAGCAAAAGTGGCATCACCAAGTCAAGAGTACTCACTGCCACACTCTCAAGCACAAACCTAACCAACAATCTTCCGAAGTCCATCACGCAGGCCCTTGCCACTCCACATTGGAGAGATGCCATGGAAAAAGAGTACTCAGCACTGATGAAAAATAACACATGGAGACTTATTGATCCACCTCCTCGCTCGGCACCCATAGGATGCAAATGG GCTCCAAGGGCCTGGTTCACTAGACTTAGCTCTGCCCTCCGCAAATTTGGTTTTGTGATCACCAAATCAAATGTGTCACTATTTACTAGATTCACCTCCTCCTCAGTGATTTACATCctagtttatgtggatgacattttAGTAACTGGCAACTCAGAGTCAGAGATCAATTCCATCATGACTCAGCTACACAGCACCTTCTCTCTCAAAGTCCTAGGTGAAATGAACTACTTTCTTGGTATTGAAGTCAAACACAGCAACAACGGGACAGTAACTTTAAAACAAACTAAGTACATTCAGGATCTCCTAGAAAAAGCTGAAATGAGCAATGCCAAACCTGTGCCCACTCCTATGACCTCCTCTCTTAAGTTGTCAGCCTTTAATGATGGTAGCTTCAACAATTCCACACTATACAGATCGATAGTTGGAGGACTGCAATATGCTACAATCACAAGACCGAAAATTTCCTTTTTCGGTTAA